The DNA window TCCTGACCGACATCGCCCCGCGCTGGACCCGCGGGCCGATTGCGATTGCCATCGAGCTTCTCGCCGCCATCCCCAGCATCATCTACGGCATGTGGGGCCTGTTCGTTTTCGCGCCCTTCATGGCCAACCATGTCCAGCCGTGGCTTGTCGAGCATCTCGGCGAAAAGGCGGTGATCGGCGCGCTTTTCTCGGGGCCGCCGATCGGCATCGGCATGCTGACCGCCGGGATCGTGCTCGGCATCATGGTCATTCCGTTCATCGCGTCGGTCGCGCGTGAAGTGTTCAGCGCCGTTCCCGCGCCGCTCAAGGAATCGGCCGTCGCGCTCGGCTCGACGCGATGGGAGATCCTCAGCCGCGTGACCTTGCCCTACACGCGGTCAGCGATCATCGGCGCAGTCTTCCTCGGCCTCGGCCGCGCGCTTGGCGAGACGATGGCCGTCACCTTTGTCCTCGGCAACGCGCACGATCTGTCGATATCGCTGCTGATGCCGAGCAATTCGATCGCCGCATCGATCGCCAATGAATTCACCGAAGCCGATAGCGAGCTTTACCGCTCGTCGCTGATCGCGCTCGGCCTGCTGCTGTTCGCTGTCACTTTCGTTGTCCTGTCTATCGCCAAGCTGCTGCTTCTCCGCCTCAACCGACAGATGGGGAGGACAAGCTGATGGCCGTGCCGGTGCGACGCCGCGCCGCCGACGTGACCGCCTTCGCCTTCGCGACCCTCGCAACCGCATTCGGGCTGATGTGGCTGTTCTGGATTTTGTGGACGACGCTCGCCGAAGGCGCGGCGGCGCTCAGCCCGACCTTGTTCCGGGAAATGACCCCGCCGCCTGGCGAAAGCGGCGGCATCCTCAACGCGCTCTACGGCAGCGCGGTCATGATCCTGCTCGCGCTCGTCATCGGCACGCCGATCGGCATCGCGGCGGGCACCTATCTTGCCGAGCACGGCCGCTATACCCGCGTCGCCAAGGTCGCGAGCTTCGTCAACGACATCCTCTTGAGCGCCCCGTCGATTGTCATCGGCCTGTTCGTCTACGAACTGATCGTCCGCACCTCCGGCCATTTCTCTGGCTACGCAGGCGCGGTCGCGCTGGCGATCATCCTTCTCCCGATCGTCACCCGCACGACCGAGGAAGCACTGCGCCTGATCCCCGACACGATGCGCGAGGCCGGCTTCGCGCTGGGACTACCGCGCTGGCGGGTGACTCGCCAGATCCTCTACAAGGCGGCGCTCAGCGCCATCACCACCGGCATCCTGTTGGGCGTCGCCCGCATCGCCGGCGAGACCGCGCCCTTGCTCTTCACAGCGCTCAACAACCAGTTCTGGAGCGCCAACCTCAACGAGCCGCTGGCTAACCTGCCGGTGGTGATCTTCCAATATGCGATGAGTCCCTACGACGAGTGGCACACGCTCGCCTGGGCCGCCGCTTTCGTCCTCACCGCCTTCGTGCTGGTGCTCAACATCGTCGTGCGGCTGATCGCACGGAAAGGCCGATAGACGTGAACGACATGACGACAGCCGTGCGTCCGCAGGCGACCGGCGCACCTTCGCCGGCGCGGGGCGCGATCGAGATCCGCAACCTCGATTTCCATTACGGAAAGTCCCGCGCGCTCGCGCAAGTGACGATGAGCGTGCCTGCCAAGAATGTGACGGCGATCATCGGCCCGTCGGGCTGCGGCAAGTCGACCCTGCTGCGCAGCATCAACCGCATCTACGAAATGTATCCGGAACAGCGCGCGTCGGGCGAAATCGTCATCGACGGGCGCAACGTGTTGCATCGAAAATATCCGCTGTCGGACCTGCGCCGGCTGGTGGGCATGGTGTTCCAGAAGCCGACGCCATTCCCGTCGTCGATCCGCGCCAACGTCGCCTTCGCGCTCAGCTATTACGAGCGGCTGTCGAAGTCGGAAATGAACGACCGGGTCGAAGATGCGCTTCGCCAGGCGGCGCTGTGGGACGAGGTCAAGGACAAGCTGAACCAGAGCGCGCTGGGGCTTTCGGGCGGCCAGCAGCAGCGGCTGTGCATTGCCCGAACCATCGCGGTGCGCCCGGAAATTCTGCTGCTCGACGAAGCGACCTCGGCGCTCGACCCGATCTCGACGGCCAAGATCGAGGAGCTGATCCACCAGCTTCGCGAGAAGTTCACGATCGTCATCGTCACCCACAACATGCAGCAGGCCGCGCGCGTGTCGCAGAGGACAGCTTTCTTCCATCTGGGCGAGCTGATCGAGTTCGGCGACACCTCGCAAATCTTCACCAATCCTCACGTCCAGCGGACGCAGGATTATATCACCGGCCGTTTCGGCTGAGCGGAGCGTTGATGATGCAACAGCAGGCCCATACGCTCAAAGCGTTCGACCAGGACCTTAAGGAGCTGCGCGAGCTCATCACCGACATGGGGTCGTTCGCAGAAGCCGCGATCGAGGAAGCGATGCGCTGCCTTGTCGAGCATGACGAGGCCGCTGCCGCCGAGCTGGTCCAGGCCGACGTCCAGCTCGACGAGCTGGAGCTCGAGGCCGAGCGCCGGATCGTCCAGCTCATCGCCCTTCGAGCGCCGATGGCGGACGACCTTCGCGAAGCCGTCGCGGCGTTGAAGATCGCCGGCGTCGTCGAGCGGATCGGCGACTATGCCAAGAACATCGCCCGCCGCGTCCGCCGCCTGCCGAAGAAGGGCGAGCTCGAACCGATGTCGCTGCTTCCCGAAATGGCGAAGCTTGCGTCGAGCATGGTCCGAGATGTGCTGCGCGCGTTCAGCGAGCGAGATCCGGAGCTGGCGCGCAGCGTTTGCGCCCGCGACGACGCGCTCGATGATTTCTACGAAAGCCTGTTCCGCACCTTGCTGACCTACATGATGGAAAATCCGCAGACGATCAGCGCGTCGACAACCCTGCTGTTCGTTGCAAAGAACTTGGAGCGGATCGGCGATCACGCGACCAACATCGCCGAGATGGTTTATTATTCGGCGACCGGCGAAAGGCTTGCCGAGGACGACGGGGAGTAAGGCTGGCATGAGCCGCAAGAAGCTTTTGCTGATTGAGGACGACAAGGCGCTCGCCGAGCTTCTCATCTGGCATTTCGAGCGCGAGGATTTCGATGTCCGCCGCACCGGCGACGGCGAAGAAGCGCTGATGCTTGCGGAGGAGGACCATCCGGACGTCATCATCCTCGACTGGATGATCGAGGGCATTTCCGGCCTAGAAGTGTGCCGCCGCCTGCGCCGCAAGGAAGCGAGCGCCAACGTGCCGATCATCATGCTGACGGCGCGCGGCGAGGAAAGCGACCGCATCCGCGGGCTGGAGGTCGGGGCCGACGATTATATCACCAAGCCGTTCAGCCCGCGCGAGCTGCTTGCCCGGGTGAGCGCGGTGCTGCGCCGGGTCCGCCCCGCGCTTGCCGCCGAGCAGCTTGCTTATGCCGATATCGAGATGGACATCGCCGCGCACCGTGTGCGCCGGGCCGGCAAGGCGGTGCAGCTCGGCCCGACCGAATTCCGGCTGCTGAAGAAGCTGCTCGAAAATCCGGGCCGAGTCTTCTCCCGCGAACGGCTGCTCGACAGCGTCTGGTCGCACGACCCGGACATCGACGCGCGCACCGTCGACGTCCACATTCGCCGCTTGCGCAAGGCGCTTAACAACAGCGGCGGATCCGACCTCATCCGCACCGTCCGTTCGGCTGGCTACGCACTCGACGCGGACGCTTGATGTCATGCAATTGCAGCAAACTTGTCACGGCCGCGCCGTGCGGACGGCTCTAAAGATGCCGCAGAACAGCAACGGACAGGTGAACATGAAACGGACGATCATTGCCGCGTTGGTTTGCGGCGCCTCGTTGGGGACAATCGGGACCGCGCAGGCTCAGACCAAAGCCGATCCGTCGCTGGAGCTGGTCGTCGCCAGCCGCGGCATTTCCAAAGGGCTCGCCCAGACCAAGGGTCCGCAATTCCTCGCCCGGGGCGAGCTGGCGTTCGGCAGCCTCTACGTCGGCAGCTATGCGAAGAACGTCACTTCCTCGTCGGCGGAAGGAGAGGCGGCGGCGCTGGTCGGCGTCCGGACCAAGGCTGCGGGCTTCGACCTGAACGTCAGCGCGGCAATGAAGCGCGCCATCGATCCGGCTCCGGGATCGGACAAGACGGCACTCGAAGTCGCCGGGTCCGCGTCGCGCAAGCTCGGGCGCCTGACGCCGAAGCTGTCGGCGGTGTGGAGCCCGGACGACGTGGGCAGCACTCGCCGCACGCTCTTCGTCGAAGGCGGCGCCAGCTACGCGATCGCAAAGCCGCTGTCCTTCAGCGCCGCGATCGGCCGGCGGGAACGCAGCGGCGGCGCGGATTATACGGCGTGGAACGCGGGCTTCGCCTGGACGGCGAGCAAGAACCTCGTCCTCGACGCCCGATATTACGACACCAACGGTGGCGACACGCAGCCGTACCGCGCTCGCGGCGTCGTTTCGGCGAGGCTGAAGTTCTAATCGCGTTGCGCGGCTAGCGCAGCTTGGCGATCTTCAGCTTGTCCTGCTTGGCTCGGTCCCTGACCGATTCCTCGCTGCGGGTGAGCGCCTTGGCGATGGCTTTCAGCGCCATGCCCTTGCCCGCGAGCAGGTGAAGCTTCTGGATCTCGTCCTGCCGCCACGGCTGGCGATGCCGTTCGAACTTGCTTTCCGCCATGGCCTCGCTCCTTCCTGGTGCTGCCTACCACGCCCGCCACGAACGAAAAGGGCCGCCCGTTTCCGAGCGGCCCTTCCTTGTTTCGCATCGACTGGAGCGGCTGGTTAGCCGAGCATTTCCTGCTCGAGCTTCTTGGCCATTTCCTCGATGTTCTCCGGCGGCCAGCCGGGGATGTCCATGCCGAGGCGCAGGCCCATCGAGGCAAGGACTTCCTTGATCTCGTTGAGGCTCTTGCGGCCGAAGTTCGGCGTGCGGAGCATCTCGGCCTCGGTCTTCTGGACCAGGTCGCCGATGTAGATGATGTTGTCGTTCTTCAGGCAATTGGCGCTGCGCACCGACAGCTCCAGCTCGTCCACCTTCTTGAGCAGGTAGCGGTTGAGCTGGTTGGTGTCGGTTGGCGTGTCCTGCGCCGCCATCGGCACGGCCTGCCCGATCATCGGCGAGCTCGGCATGCGGACCTGGCTGTCGTCGAAGTGGACGAACAGCTGCAGCTGGTCCTGAAGGATCCGCGCCGCATAAGCGAGCGCATCTTCCGGGGTCACCGTGCCGTCCGTCTCGATGGTCAGCGTCAGCTTGTCGTAGTCGAGCTCCTGGCCGACGCGGGTGTTTTCGACCTTGTAGGCGACCTGGCGAACCGGGCTGTACAGCGCGTCGACCGGGATCAGGCCGATCGGCGCGTCGACCGGGCGGTTGGCGGCGGCCGGCTGGTAGCCCTTACCGATGTCGGCGGTCAGCTCCATGTTGAGCGTCGCGCCTTCGTCGAGATGGCAGATCACCAGGTCGGGATTGGTCACTTCGATGTCGCCGCTGGTCGCGATCATGCCAGCGGTGACTTCGGTCGGGCCGGTCGCGGACAGGTGGAGGCGCTTGGGGCCTTCGCCTTCCATCTTCAGCGCCACCTGCTTCACGTTGAGCACGATGTCGGTGACGTCCTCACGGACGCCGGCGAGCGAGGAGAATTCGTGGAGCACGCCGTCGATCTTGATCGAGGTGACGGCGGCGCCCTGGAGCGAGCTCAGCAGCACCCGGCGCAGCGAGTTGCCGAGAGTCATGCCGAAGCCGCGCTCGAGCGGTTCGGCGACGAAGACTGCGCGGCGGCGGCTGTCGCCACCGGCCTGCTTCTTCTCCAGCGCGTTGGGCTTCTTCAGTTCCTGCCAGTTCTTTGCGTTGACGGCCATGTTCATCCCTTGGCAGAGCGGGGTCGGTTCAACCCCTTGTTACAATTCATTTTACCAGCTTCGCCCGAAGTACCACTTCAGGCGAAACCGTTAGACGCGGCGGCGCTTCGATGGCCGCACGCCGTTGTGCGGGATCGGCGTGACGTCCCGGATCGAGGTGATCGTGAAGCCGACCGCCTGAAGTGCACGAAGCGCGCTTTCGCGGCCCGAGCCCGGGCCCTTCACTTCGACTTCGAGGGTGCGAACGCCGTGGTCGGCGGCCTTGCGGCCGGCGTCTTCGGCGGCGACCTGGGCGGCATAAGGAGTCGACTTGCGGCTGCCCTTGAAGCCCATCATGCCCGCCGAGCTCCAGGCGATGGCATTGCCCTGCGCGTCGGTGATGGTGATCATCGTGTTGTTGAAGCTGGCGTTCACGTGGGCGACGCCGGCGGTGATGTTCTTGCGTTCCCTTCTGCGGAGACGCTGCGGTGCCTGAGCCATATTGAATTCCTATCATCCGGCCGCCCAGCGGAGTGTCGCGGGCGGCAATTGAACCTGCGAAAAGAAGCTTACTTCTTCTTGCCCGCGATCGGCTTGGCCTTGCCCTTGCGGGTGCGCGCGTTGGTGTGCGTGCGCTGGCCGCGGACCGGAAGGCCCTTGCGGTGGCGAAGCCCGCGGTAGCAGGCGAGGTCCATCAGGCGCTTGATATTCATCGCCGTCTCACGGCGAAGGTCGCCTTCGACCGTGTGGTTCTGGTCGATCGCTTCGCGGATGTGCAGGACTTCCTGGTCGGTCAGGTCCTGGACCCGCCGCTCCGGCGCGATGCCGAGCTTGGCGATGATGTCCTTGGCCGTCGTGCGGCCGATACCGTGGATGTAGGTCAGCGCGATTTCGACGCGCTTGTTAGTGGGGATGTTGACCCCGGCAATACGAGCCATTGATTACCCTTCTTTCAGCTCCACGGAGCGCCTGTCGCTCCATCTCGTCGCTAAAAACCGTCTCAACGAAAAAACCGACGCGCGCACGAGTGCGCCGCCGGAAACCGGTGTGACGGGATGAAGTGGAGATAAGTTTGCCGCCGGTGAGAGTCAAGGCGGCAGGGGGCGGTGTGTCGGCTTTGTCGGTTTCGCCGCCCCGTCCGCTCACATTCCTTGCCGCGGCAAACCCTATTTTGCCAGTCAATTTGCAGCCTCGGCCAAGCGCCGATAGACGCGCCGCACCATGCAGCGGCTAACCCTCGCCGGCGGCATCCCCGAGGAGCTCAAGGGGAGCATCGTCGCGCTCGGCAATTTCGACGGCTTCCACCTCGGCCACCAGGCCGTGGTCAGCCGCGCCATCGCGCGCGCCTTTCACGAGCGGCGGCCGGCGATCGTCGCCACCTTCGACCCGCACCCCGTTGCCTTCTTCAAGCGCGACCTGCCGCCGTTCCGGCTCACCAGCCTGGACCAGCGCGAGGCGCTGTTCGCCCATGCCGGCGCCGACGCGATGCTGGTGTTCGAGTTCAATGCCGCGCTCGCGTCCCTGGACGCCGAGGCGTTCGTCGCCGACGTGCTTGGCCGGCAGATCGGCGCGGCCGGCGTGATCACCGGTGACGATTTCAGCTTCGGCAAGGGCCGCAGCGGCGATGCGGCGCTGCTGGCGCGGATCGGGTTGATGCACGCAATCGGTGCCGAGGCCGTTCCGCAGGTTCTGCTTGAAGGCGAGCGCATTTCCTCGGGCCGCATCCGCGAGGCGCTCGTGGCCGGTGACACGGGAGGCGCAACCCGCATGCTGAGCCGCGACTTCGCCATCGAAGGCGTCGTGGAACGGGGCGACGCGCGCGGGCGCGAGCTCGGCTACCCGACCGCCAACCTGCGCCTCGGCGATTACCAGCGGCCGAAATACGGCATCTACGCAGTCCGCGTGCGGCTGGACGACGGCAGCGAGCGACCGGGCGTCGCCAGCCTCGGCGTGCGGCCGACCTTCGACCCGCCGACCGAGCTCCTCGAAGCGCATCTGTTCGACTTCGACGGCGATCTTTACGGCCGCAAGATCGAAGTCGCCCTTCACGCCTTCATCCGCGAGGAGCGCAAGTTCGACAGTGTCGAAGCCCTGGTCGCCGAGATGCGGAACGATGAGGCCAAGGCCCGGGAGCAGCTGGCGCTCCCCGCCTGAGGAGGATTTCAGACATTCCTCATTGAGCGCTCATGCCGCTCAGCGGAAGTGCGGCCATTCCCCTCTCCAGCTCATCTGGAGGGAACAGGAATGAACAAGTCCGCAGCTTCGATCTTCGCCATCGCACTGGCCGCCTCGGCCGCGCCGCTGGCCCTTGCGCCTGCAGCAGCGGCGCCCGCTGCAAAGGCACCGGCGACGTTGAAGGGCGACGCCGATGCGATCTTGAAAGCCGCTTATCCGGCGAACGGTCCGGGTGCGGCGGCGATCATCACACGGAACGGCAAGGTCGTTTACACCGGCGCGCGTGGCTTTGCGGATGTCGAGGGGCGGCGCGCGATCGGGCCCAACACCGTGTTCCAGCTCGGGTCGATCGCCAAGCAGTTCACGGCGGCGGTGATCCTCCAGCTAGTGGACGAAGGAAAGGTGTCGCTCGACGACCCATTGTCCAAATATTTCCCCGACTGGCCGCAGCCGGGCGCGAAAGCGACGGTTCGGCAGCTGCTCAACCACACGTCGGGCATTCGCGATTACAGCAAGATCCCGGGGTGGATTCAAAAGAACAGCGATCGCCAACTCGGGACGGCGGAGCTGATGGCGCTCACGAAGAGCCTGGGATCGCGCGCAGAACCGGGCGCGCAGTGGGAATATAATAATGGCGGCTATGCGATCCTCGGCGCAATCGTCGAGAAGGTCACGGGCAAGAGCTGGTTCGAGGCGATCGACGAGCGGATCGCAAAGCCGCTCGGCCTGACGACGCTAAGCTATGCGAGCGCCGCGAAGGGCAGGCTGGCGCGTCGCTATGCGATGCGCGGCGACAGCATGCAGCCGGTCGAGCCGATCAACATGAGCATCGCCGGCGCGTCCGGCGGGCTGGTCGCGAGCGTCGCCGACATGGCGAAATGGGCGGAGGCGCTGCACGGCGGCAAGGTCGTGAAGGCCGCGGTCTATCGGGAAATGACCAGCCCGGCGAAGCTCAACAATGGGTCGACCCGGCCTTATGGTTTCGGGCTCCATCTCCGCAAGCTGATGGGTCACCGAGCGCTCGATCATGGCGGCGCCGGGCGCGGCATCGATACGGCGAGCGTCTATTTCCCCGAGGACAAGCTGTTCGTCGCGGTGTTCGCCAACAGCGACGACCTGCCGAGTGACGCGAGCGTCGTGATGCGGCGGCTCGGGGCGCTGGCGCTTGGGTCGCCGATCCCGACGTTCAGGGCGGCCGAGATCGACATCAAGACGGTCGAGCCGGCATTCGGCGTCTATAAAGGAGAGCGCGGGCCGGACATGCGGTTCTTCGCGCGCAACGGCGACTATCTGCTCGGGCGGGGCGATGCCGAGCTGAAGCTGGTGCCTGCCGGCGGCGATACCTTTTACTCGGCGGACGATGGCCTGACCTGGATCAAATTGGTCCGCGACGCCGCTGGAAAGCAGCAGCTCGACCTTTACGGGATGCAGGACGTCGAGCCGCAGCGGTTCGTCCGCACCGGCGCTCTGACCGCGGATGCCGAGGTGCGGGTGCCGCTCGCCGTCCTCGAGTCCTATGCCGGCGAGTATCAGACCGAGACGTTGGCGGTCAGCGTCCGGGTGGAGAATGGATCGCTGGTCATGCAGGCCAAGGGGCAGCAGCCGATGCCGCTGCGCGCCGTCTCCGCGACCGATTTCATGCTCGACGGCAACAAGATGCGCGTCGTCTTCCACCCCGTGGACGGCAAGGTCGACAGCTTCACCCTCCACCGCGGCGCGCGCGAACTGCACGGCAAGCGCATCGCCAAGTGAGGGGATGGCGGGCGGTTTGCATTCGGCACACCGCCCGCTAGAGCCGCGCGGCAATGGCTGACGCGCCCGATAGACCCGACGTTTCCGAGAAGCAGGATTGGCGCCCGACCGTCTTCCTGCCCAAGACCGACTTCCCGATGAAGGCCGGCCTGCCGCAGAAGGAGCCGGCGATCCTTGCGCGGTGGGAGGAACAGGGCCTCTACAAGCAGCTGCGCGAGGCGCGCGCCGGGCGGGAGAAGTTCATCTTCCACGACGGCCCGCCCTACGCAAACGGCGACATCCACATCGGCCATGCGCTGAACAAGACGATCAAGGACATGGTCGTGCGCACCCAGACCCTGCTGGGCAAGGACGCGCCGTTCGTGCCCGGCTGGGACTGCCACGGGCTGCCGATCGAGTGGAAGATCGAGGAGCAGTACCGCAAGAAGAAGCTGAACAAGGACGAGGTGCCGCTGAAGGAATTCCGGGCCGAGTGCCGCGCTTATGCGCAGCATTGGGTCGGAGTGCAGCGCGAGCAGTTGAAGCGGCTCGGCGTCAGTGCGGACTGGGACAAGCCGTATCTGACCATGGCGTTCGATGCCGAGGCGACGATCGTTTCGGAATTGTTCAAGTTCGCCGAGAGCGGCCAGCTCTACCGCGGAGCGAAGCCGGTGATGTGGTCGCCGGTCGAGAAGACCGCGCTGGCGGAAGCCGAGATCGAATATGAGGACATTACGTCCACGCAGATCGATGTCGCGTTTGAGATCGTCGAGAGCCCGATCGAAGAGCTGGTCGGCGCTCATGCGGTGATCTGGACGACGACGCCGTGGACGATCCCGGTCAACCAGGCGATCGCTTATGGGCGGGACGTCGATTACGTCCTGCTCCACGTGAATGCCTTTTCCGGCGAGTTCCGGGTCCCGGCCAGCCACATTCTGGTAGCAGCTGAGCTTGCCGACGAGTTTTGCAAGCGGGTCGGTGTGCATTCCGAAGCGACCGACTGGGAGGGCAAGGGCTCCGACCTTGCCGGCACCGTCGCCCGTCACCCGATGCACAAGCTCGGCGGCTTCTTCGCCAAGCCGCGGCCGTTCCTGCCCGGCGATTTCGTGACCACCGACCAAGGCACCGGCCTCGTCCACATGGCGCCCGACCATGGCGAGGACGATTTCGAGCTTTGCCGCGCCAACGGCATCGATCCCGTTTTCGCTGTCGATGCGGGCGGCATGTACCGCGCCGACTGGGCCTGGCTCGGCGGGCAGGGCAGCGTCATCAACAACAAGTTCAACGCGCCGGACGGGCCGATCTGTTCGGACTTGCGCGAGGCCGGCGCTTTGCTGGCCGCGGGCGAGTTCCGGCACAGCTACCCGCATTCGTGGCGGTCGAAGGCCAAGGTCATCTACCGCTGCACGCCGCAATGGTTCATCGCCATGGACCGGCCGCTGCCGGTAGAGCATTGCGAGAGCCTCGCTGAGCAGCGCTGGGACAATGAAGGCGGCGCGATCGAGCGGACGCCGACGCTTCGCCAGCTGGCGATGCAGGCGATTGCCGACACCCGGTTCGTGCCGGAGAAGGGGCGCAACCGGCTCGCCTCAATGGTCGAAGGCCGCCCCGACTGGGTGATCAGCCGCCAGCGCGCCTGGGGCGTGCCGATCGCCTTGTTCGTGCACAAGAAGAGCGGCGAGCTGCTGGTCGATGCAGAGGTCAACCGGCGCATTGTCGATGCGATCCGCGCGGGCGGGGTCGATGCGTGGGATGCGGAGAATGCTTCCCGCTTCCTTGGCGCCCACAATCCCGACGATTACGAGATGGTCACCGACATCCTCGACGTCTGGTTCGACAGCGGCTGCACCCATGTGTTCACGCTGGAGAGCGGGCGCTGGCCGGAAGAAAGCTGGCCCGCGGACATCTATGTCGAAGGGTCGGACCAGCACCGCGGCTGGTTCCAGTCGTCGCTTCTGGAAAGCAGCGGCACGCGCGGGCGGGCGCCCTATGACACGCTGCTGACCCATGGCTTCACGATGGACGCCAAGGGCATGAAGATGTCCAAGAGCCTCGGCAACACGATCAGCCCGCTCGACCTGATGAAGGAATATGGCGCGGACATCCTGCGCCTGTGGGCGCTGAGCGTCGACTTCACCGAGGACCACCGGATCGGCAAGGAGATCCTGGCCGGCGTCGCCGACCAGTATCGCAAGCTTCGGAACACCTTCCGCTATTTGCTCGGCGCGCTCGCCGACTTCGGCGAGGCGGACCGGCTGGACGACGTCGCGAGCTTCCCGGAGCTTGACCGCTACATGCTCCACCTCGCGTCCAAGCTGGATGCGCGGCTGCGGCGGTCGATCGAGGCTTACGACTTCAACGATTATGTCCGGGCGCTGACCGACTTCTGCAACGAGGATTTGAGCGCCTTCTATTTCGATATCCGCAAGGACAGCCTCTACTGCGACGTCAATGCGCTGAGCGGCAAGGAGCACGAGCGGCGGCGGGCGTACCGGACGGTGCTGGACCATCTGTTCCACGCGCTGGTGCGCTGGGCGGCGCCGGTGCTGGTGTTCACCAGCGAAGAAGTCTGGGGGACGCGCTATCCCGATGGAGGGTCGGTGCACTTGCTCGAGTGGCCGGAGCTTCCGGCTGTTGAAGCGGACGAGGCGAAGTGGAGCGAGCTTCGCGCGCTTCGCGAGCGGGTCACCGAAGCCATCGAGCCGCTGCGCCGCGAGAAGGTGCTGGGGTCGAGCCTGGAAGCCGAAGTGACGGTGCCGGCCGCCGGCGACGCGGCCTTCCTCGCCGAGCTGTTCATCACCTCGACAGTTCGCCAGGGCGAAGAGATCAAGGTCGCCAAGACCGACCAGCACAAGTGCGGGCGTTGCTGGCGCTATCTGCCGGAGGTGGACGAGGATGGCGATTTGTGCGGCCGCTGCGAGGATGTGGTGAATGGGTAGATATGGCCGCGGCTATGGCGTCGCGCTGATCGTCTTTGGGGTCGACCAGCTGGTGAAGTGGCTGGTGACGGGGCCGCTCGGCGTGAAGCGGCTCGGCGACCAGATGGTGCTGACGCCCTTCTTCAACCTGACCTACACCGAGAATAACGGGATCTCGCTGGGGCTGCTGAACGCGAGCAGCTCGACCGGGCGCTGGATGCTGGTGGCGCTGACCGGCGCCATCGCGATCGGCGTCGCGGTGTGGATCGGCCGCGAGAAGAACCGCACCGACCAGCTGGCGCTCGGCATGGTGCTGGGCGGCGCGCTCGGCAATATTCTCGACCGCGTCCGCTTCGGCTATGTGGTGGACTTCGCGGACCTCCACTTCGGGGACTTCCGCCCGTTCCTGGTGTTCAACGTCGCCGATGCGGCGATCAGCATCGGCGTCGTCATCCTGTTGCTGCGCGCGTTCCTCGCCCGTAAAGACAATGAAGAGGGCGAGACGCCCAAGGAGACCATCGAACATGCGTAAAGCCCTGACCGCCGTTCTCGTGGTTGCCGCCGTGACGGCGAGCGGCTGCGCAGGCCGGCGCGCCGCCGCGGACGAGTCGCTGATCGGCCGCAATTCGCCGCTGATCATCCCGCCCGACTTCAGCCTGGCGCCGCCGGTGGCCGGCACCCAGGGCCTGAGCGCCGGCGAAGCGCAGCAGCAGGCGATCGACACCTTGTTCGGCGGCCCGGCGCCGCGCTCGGCAGCCGAAATGAGCCTGCTCGAGCAGGCCGGACGCGCCGACGCGCCGATCGGCATCCGCTCGACCGTTGCCGACCCCGACACGCGGATCGTCGACAAGGGCCAGACGACCCGCGCGATCCTGGCGGCGCCGGCGACGAACAGCAGCGTCGCCTCCGCGCAGGCCGGCCGCTGAGCGGCGCGGCTCCGAGGCCATAAAAGACATGGCGGAACAGAACCTTTCCGGCCGGC is part of the Sphingomicrobium sp. genome and encodes:
- the pstC gene encoding phosphate ABC transporter permease subunit PstC gives rise to the protein MKKSGAGADRVFHLVTAGAAWFVLLLLAGVALSMAWGGRLAFETFGLGFITSTEWDAVNGDFGALVPIYGTLVTSAIALVIAVPVSIGIALFLTDIAPRWTRGPIAIAIELLAAIPSIIYGMWGLFVFAPFMANHVQPWLVEHLGEKAVIGALFSGPPIGIGMLTAGIVLGIMVIPFIASVAREVFSAVPAPLKESAVALGSTRWEILSRVTLPYTRSAIIGAVFLGLGRALGETMAVTFVLGNAHDLSISLLMPSNSIAASIANEFTEADSELYRSSLIALGLLLFAVTFVVLSIAKLLLLRLNRQMGRTS
- the pstA gene encoding phosphate ABC transporter permease PstA, whose translation is MAVPVRRRAADVTAFAFATLATAFGLMWLFWILWTTLAEGAAALSPTLFREMTPPPGESGGILNALYGSAVMILLALVIGTPIGIAAGTYLAEHGRYTRVAKVASFVNDILLSAPSIVIGLFVYELIVRTSGHFSGYAGAVALAIILLPIVTRTTEEALRLIPDTMREAGFALGLPRWRVTRQILYKAALSAITTGILLGVARIAGETAPLLFTALNNQFWSANLNEPLANLPVVIFQYAMSPYDEWHTLAWAAAFVLTAFVLVLNIVVRLIARKGR
- the pstB gene encoding phosphate ABC transporter ATP-binding protein PstB, giving the protein MTTAVRPQATGAPSPARGAIEIRNLDFHYGKSRALAQVTMSVPAKNVTAIIGPSGCGKSTLLRSINRIYEMYPEQRASGEIVIDGRNVLHRKYPLSDLRRLVGMVFQKPTPFPSSIRANVAFALSYYERLSKSEMNDRVEDALRQAALWDEVKDKLNQSALGLSGGQQQRLCIARTIAVRPEILLLDEATSALDPISTAKIEELIHQLREKFTIVIVTHNMQQAARVSQRTAFFHLGELIEFGDTSQIFTNPHVQRTQDYITGRFG
- the phoU gene encoding phosphate signaling complex protein PhoU is translated as MMQQQAHTLKAFDQDLKELRELITDMGSFAEAAIEEAMRCLVEHDEAAAAELVQADVQLDELELEAERRIVQLIALRAPMADDLREAVAALKIAGVVERIGDYAKNIARRVRRLPKKGELEPMSLLPEMAKLASSMVRDVLRAFSERDPELARSVCARDDALDDFYESLFRTLLTYMMENPQTISASTTLLFVAKNLERIGDHATNIAEMVYYSATGERLAEDDGE
- the phoB gene encoding phosphate regulon transcriptional regulator PhoB, which produces MSRKKLLLIEDDKALAELLIWHFEREDFDVRRTGDGEEALMLAEEDHPDVIILDWMIEGISGLEVCRRLRRKEASANVPIIMLTARGEESDRIRGLEVGADDYITKPFSPRELLARVSAVLRRVRPALAAEQLAYADIEMDIAAHRVRRAGKAVQLGPTEFRLLKKLLENPGRVFSRERLLDSVWSHDPDIDARTVDVHIRRLRKALNNSGGSDLIRTVRSAGYALDADA
- a CDS encoding TorF family putative porin, giving the protein MPQNSNGQVNMKRTIIAALVCGASLGTIGTAQAQTKADPSLELVVASRGISKGLAQTKGPQFLARGELAFGSLYVGSYAKNVTSSSAEGEAAALVGVRTKAAGFDLNVSAAMKRAIDPAPGSDKTALEVAGSASRKLGRLTPKLSAVWSPDDVGSTRRTLFVEGGASYAIAKPLSFSAAIGRRERSGGADYTAWNAGFAWTASKNLVLDARYYDTNGGDTQPYRARGVVSARLKF
- a CDS encoding phage terminase small subunit-related protein, coding for MAESKFERHRQPWRQDEIQKLHLLAGKGMALKAIAKALTRSEESVRDRAKQDKLKIAKLR